One Dromiciops gliroides isolate mDroGli1 chromosome 3, mDroGli1.pri, whole genome shotgun sequence DNA segment encodes these proteins:
- the LOC122749211 gene encoding LOW QUALITY PROTEIN: RAC-beta serine/threonine-protein kinase-like (The sequence of the model RefSeq protein was modified relative to this genomic sequence to represent the inferred CDS: inserted 2 bases in 2 codons; substituted 1 base at 1 genomic stop codon), producing the protein MNKVSVVKEGWLHKRGEYIKTWRPRYFLLKSDGSFIGYKERPEVPDQSLPPLNNFSVAECQLMKTERPRPNTFVFRCLQWTMVIERTFHVDSPDEREEWMRAIQMVANSLKNQEPGEHSMDYKCGSPSDSSARXRTKTTMNDFDYLKLLGKGTFGKVILVREKATRLYYAMKILQKEVIIAKDEVVHTVTESRXLQNTRHPFLTALKYAFQTNDCLCFVMEFANGWDLFFHLSRESVFTEDRARFYGAEILLALEYLHSRDVVYRDIKLENLMLDKDGHIKITHFGLCKEGITDGATMKTFCGTPEYLAPEDHXCLFELILMEEIRFPCTLSPEAKSLLSGLLKKDPKQRLGGGPRDAKEVMEHRFFSAINWQDVLQKKLPPPFKPQVTSEIDTWYFDDEFTAQSITITPQTDMIAWALWSQTSAPTSHSSLTRPASGSDLTWSGAQAGWTGGCLSHGPPPFWVTLPPVPFPSPTHAFLLLPKLASEGSGPSFILPAWQSLAGLRLTANLWPWRALAGRGQRRTRGA; encoded by the exons ATGAACAAGGTGTCTGTCGTCAAGGAAGGCTGGCTCCACAAGAGAGGTGAATACATCAAGACCTGGAGGCCACGCTACTTCCTGCTAAAGAGTGATGGGTCGTTCATTGGCTACAAAGAGAGGCCAGAGGTCCCTGACCAGAGTTTGCCCCCTTTAAATAACTTCTCTGTAGCAGAATGCCAGCTCATGAAAACAGAACGCCCTCGGCCCAACACCTTCGTCTTCCGGTGCCTACAGTGGACAATGGTTATTGAAAGGACCTTTCACGTGGACTCTCCAGATGAGAGGGAGGAGTGGATGAGGGCCATCCAGATGGTGGCCAACAGCCTGAAGAATCAGGAGCCTGGGGAGCACTCGATGGACTACAAGTGCGGCTCCCCAAGCGACTCCTCAGCAA TCCGGACCAAGACGACCATGAATGACTTCGACTATCTCAAGCTTCTGGGCAAAGGCACCTTCGGCAAAGTCATCCTGGTTCGGGAGAAGGCCACTAGGCTCTACTACGCCATGAAGATCCTGCAGAAGGAGGTCATCATTGCCAAGGATGAAGTGGTCCACACAGTCACCGAGAGTC GTTTGCAGAATACCAGACacccatttctcacagcactCAAGTACGCCTTTCAGACAAACGACTGCCTGTGCTTTGTGATGGAATTCGCCAATGGCTGGGACCTGTTTTTCCACCTGTCAAGAGAGAGCGTCTTCACAGAGGACAGGGCGAGGTTCTATGGGGCCGAGATCCTGTTGGCCTTGGAGTACCTGCACTCCCGGGATGTGGTCTACCGCGACATCAAGCTGGAAAACCTCATGCTGGACAAAGATGGGCACATCAAGATCACTCACTTTGGCCTCTGCAAGGAAGGCATCACGGATGGGGCCACCATGAAGACCTTCTGCGGCACCCCGGAGTACCTGGCCCCGGAGGACCACTAGTGCCTCTTTGAGCTGATCCTCATGGAGGAGATCCGGTTTCCTTGCACGCTGAGCCCCGAGGCCAAATCTCTGCTGTCTGGGCTCCTGAAGAAGGACCCCAAACAGAGGCTGGGCGGGGGTCCCCGGGATGCCAAGGAGGTCATGGAGCACCGCTTCTTCTCGGCCATCAACTGGCAGGACGTCTTGCAGAAAAAGCTCCCGCCCCCGTTTAAGCCCCAGGTCACGTCAGAGATTGACACATGGTACTTTGATGATGAGTTCACAGCGCAGTCCATCACCATTACCCCCCAGACCGATATGATAGCATGGGCTCTCTGGAGCCAGACCAGCGCACCCACTTCCCACAGTTCTCTTACTCGGCCAGCATCTGGGAGTGACTTGACCTGGAGTGGAGCCCAAGCAGGATGGACGGGCGGCTGCCTCAGCCACGGGCCACCCCCGTTCTGGGTCACTCTGCCTCCGGTCCCATTCCCCTCACCCACACatgcttttcttctcctccccaaactCGCCTCTGAAGGATCTGGCCCTTCCTTCATCCTCCCTGCCTGGCAGTCACTTGCTGGCCTTCGCCTGACCGCGAACCTGTGGCCCTGGAGGGCACTGGCAGGGAGAGGGCAGAGGAGGACCCGGGGTGCTTAG